A single Nitrospira sp. DNA region contains:
- the rpmI gene encoding 50S ribosomal protein L35: MPKLKSHSGVKKRFQKTGSGKIARKKAGRRHLLTSKASNRKRRLSDSVIVSPAMTLSMKRLMPYNG, translated from the coding sequence ATGCCGAAATTGAAGAGTCACAGCGGAGTGAAGAAGCGGTTTCAGAAAACGGGCAGCGGGAAAATCGCTCGGAAAAAGGCCGGCCGGCGGCATCTGCTAACCAGCAAGGCCAGCAACCGGAAGCGGCGCCTGTCGGACAGTGTCATCGTCAGTCCGGCCATGACCCTGTCGATGAAGCGGCTGATGCCGTATAACGGGTAA
- a CDS encoding Rrf2 family transcriptional regulator: protein MRVSLKAMYGILATLDLALQNGSAPVQSKAIAKRQAIPLRFLEQVLNAMKQGGLVNSLRGAQGGYTLRKKPAEISLAEIVETLDGPLVPPFNRSSAPRLRGQMKPDALLGSVWERMYQAQLSVLSTVTLKELAERQRQLEQQKTLMYHI, encoded by the coding sequence ATGAGGGTGTCGCTCAAAGCCATGTATGGCATTTTGGCCACGCTTGATCTGGCGCTCCAGAATGGCTCTGCGCCGGTGCAGTCCAAGGCCATTGCCAAACGGCAGGCGATCCCGCTCCGGTTTCTCGAGCAGGTTCTCAATGCAATGAAGCAGGGCGGGTTGGTCAACAGTCTGCGCGGTGCCCAAGGTGGCTACACATTAAGAAAAAAACCGGCAGAGATTTCGCTCGCCGAGATCGTCGAAACACTCGACGGGCCACTGGTGCCGCCTTTTAACAGATCCTCGGCTCCGAGGCTACGCGGCCAGATGAAACCCGATGCGTTGCTGGGTTCCGTGTGGGAACGGATGTACCAGGCCCAATTGAGCGTGCTCAGCACCGTGACGCTAAAGGAGTTGGCCGAGCGCCAGCGGCAGCTTGAGCAGCAGAAAACGCTGATGTACCACATTTAA
- the thrS gene encoding threonine--tRNA ligase — protein MGAQTIQITLPDGTRKAVPAGTTAGEALGGKSLKRDILAAKVNGVPRDLSAMLTADASIEPITFDSPDGKDVYRHTSTHIMAQAVKELFPSAQMTIGPAIEEGFYYDFAFDRPFTPEDLTKIEERAKEIIKRNLSIARLEMPRAEAIKLSKDQGENYKAEIIETIIPDPVISLYKQGDFTDICEGPHLPSTGYVGAFKLLSSAGAYWRGDERNPMLQRIYGTSFPTPDALKAHLDKLEEIKRRDHRKLGKELDLITTQDEIGPGLVLWHPKGALVRLLIENFWREQHLKAGYELVYSPHVARLDLWKTSGHVDYYRDNMFATMKVENSEYQLKPMNCPFHIMIYKSHLRSYRDLPIRYGELGTVYRYERTGVLHGLLRVRGFTQDDAHLFCRPDQIESEVSRVLDFTFFILRTFGFTEFEVYVSTKPEKAVGSAENWALATAALEAALKSRSVAYQIDPGEGVFYGPKIDIKIKDVLGRSWQCSTVQVDFNNPQRFELTYTGEDGKAHQPIIIHRALMGSIERFFGILVEHYAGAFPTWLAPVQVILLPITDKQQAYAETVASQLRTAGFRVESDLRNEKIGFKIREAEKAKIPFMLVVGDREMQSGQVAVRGRSKADLGSMPVPAVIDLLKKDTAQAVLST, from the coding sequence ATGGGCGCACAGACCATTCAGATCACATTACCGGACGGAACCCGCAAGGCCGTGCCGGCCGGCACGACCGCAGGTGAGGCCTTGGGCGGCAAGTCGCTCAAGAGGGATATCCTGGCTGCCAAGGTCAATGGCGTGCCGAGGGATTTATCCGCGATGCTCACGGCCGATGCCTCGATTGAGCCGATCACCTTCGACTCGCCGGACGGGAAGGACGTTTACCGCCACACCAGCACCCACATCATGGCCCAGGCCGTCAAGGAGCTGTTCCCCTCCGCGCAGATGACGATTGGCCCGGCGATCGAAGAGGGCTTTTACTACGATTTTGCCTTCGACCGCCCGTTTACGCCGGAGGATCTGACAAAAATAGAGGAGCGCGCAAAAGAGATCATCAAGCGCAACCTGTCGATCGCGCGGCTTGAAATGCCGCGCGCCGAAGCGATCAAGCTCAGCAAGGATCAAGGCGAAAATTACAAGGCTGAAATCATCGAAACCATCATTCCGGACCCCGTAATCTCGCTCTACAAGCAGGGCGATTTCACCGACATCTGCGAAGGGCCACATCTGCCGAGCACGGGCTACGTCGGGGCGTTCAAGCTACTGTCGAGCGCCGGCGCCTACTGGCGCGGCGACGAGCGCAACCCGATGCTGCAACGCATTTACGGCACCTCCTTCCCGACACCGGACGCACTCAAGGCGCATCTGGACAAGCTCGAAGAGATCAAGCGCCGTGATCACCGCAAGCTCGGCAAGGAACTCGATCTCATCACGACCCAGGACGAGATCGGGCCTGGCTTGGTCCTCTGGCATCCGAAGGGCGCACTGGTGCGGCTGCTGATCGAGAATTTCTGGCGGGAGCAGCACCTCAAGGCCGGCTACGAGCTGGTGTATTCGCCGCACGTGGCACGGCTCGATCTCTGGAAGACCAGCGGGCACGTGGACTATTACCGCGACAATATGTTCGCGACCATGAAGGTGGAAAACAGCGAGTACCAGCTCAAGCCGATGAACTGTCCCTTCCACATCATGATCTACAAGTCGCACCTGCGCAGCTACCGAGACCTGCCGATTCGCTACGGTGAACTGGGAACGGTCTATCGCTACGAGCGGACGGGCGTGCTGCACGGCCTGCTGCGCGTGCGCGGCTTCACGCAGGACGATGCGCATCTTTTCTGCCGGCCGGACCAGATCGAATCCGAAGTAAGCCGCGTGCTGGACTTTACGTTCTTTATCCTCCGCACCTTCGGCTTCACGGAATTCGAAGTCTACGTCTCGACAAAGCCGGAGAAAGCTGTTGGCTCAGCTGAGAACTGGGCGCTGGCGACCGCCGCGCTGGAGGCCGCGCTCAAGAGCCGCAGCGTGGCCTACCAGATCGATCCAGGGGAAGGCGTGTTCTACGGTCCCAAAATTGATATTAAGATCAAAGACGTGCTGGGCCGGTCCTGGCAGTGCTCTACCGTGCAGGTGGATTTCAACAATCCGCAGCGCTTCGAGCTGACCTATACCGGCGAAGACGGCAAGGCACACCAGCCGATTATCATCCACCGGGCGCTCATGGGCTCCATCGAGCGGTTCTTCGGCATTCTTGTCGAGCACTATGCGGGGGCCTTCCCGACGTGGCTGGCGCCGGTGCAGGTGATTCTCCTGCCCATCACCGACAAGCAGCAGGCCTACGCTGAGACGGTGGCCTCCCAGTTGCGCACCGCCGGCTTTCGGGTGGAATCCGACTTGCGGAATGAGAAGATTGGGTTCAAAATCCGGGAGGCTGAGAAGGCCAAGATCCCCTTCATGCTGGTCGTGGGCGACCGCGAGATGCAGAGCGGCCAGGTGGCTGTGCGGGGACGGAGTAAGGCGGATTTGGGCAGCATGCCAGTCCCGGCCGTGATCGACTTATTGAAGAAGGACACCGCGCAGGCGGTGTTAAGCACATAA
- the rplT gene encoding 50S ribosomal protein L20: MPRVKGGSKTRQRRKKRLKLAKGQYGAKSRLFRSATESVDKGQQYAYVGRRKRKRNFRSLWVARINAAVRAHGLTYSRFISALKKSKVMLDRKVLSEMAINDPAGFDKLAAMAKAGAA; encoded by the coding sequence ATGCCACGGGTAAAAGGCGGTTCCAAGACCAGACAACGTCGTAAAAAACGGCTCAAACTGGCGAAGGGCCAGTACGGGGCAAAGAGCCGGCTCTTCCGCAGCGCGACCGAATCGGTAGATAAGGGCCAGCAGTATGCCTATGTCGGCCGGCGGAAGCGGAAGCGGAATTTCCGCAGCCTCTGGGTCGCGCGCATCAACGCGGCCGTGCGGGCGCACGGTCTTACCTACAGCCGGTTCATCAGTGCGCTCAAAAAGTCCAAGGTGATGCTCGACCGGAAGGTTTTGTCCGAGATGGCGATCAACGATCCGGCGGGGTTCGACAAGCTCGCCGCAATGGCCAAGGCGGGCGCGGCGTAA
- a CDS encoding phenylalanine--tRNA ligase subunit alpha encodes MRPSGRYAVTVDIASLIGSLHPLEIKFLLGLREAHARGPLKEEQMAQVAGLEPSQLSMAVEWLLAKALIQVASETTTPIVSLTKTGTHYFENSAPIERILSRLRETSETGKRLTIQDLQTQEELEPTAVSSAIGTLKKEGAIRIVPGGFVESTGSASPSTETLRELLKQLCGTSKDYRNLPEPMQRVVNQYAVKRGNTNEPFRIDDHVERTFALTENGRGAADALVQQGVADEVSQLAPELLKDGSWRTKRFRKYTISLRAPRIAAGKRHPYREFLDRVKTKLVSMGFQEMRGSLVETEFWNMDALFMPQFHPARDIHDVYFVKEPTHASDIAEPFFSRVAAAHRNGGHTGSSGWNYDFNEDRAKRLVLRSQGTAVSARTLASGPAVPGKYFSIARCFRYDQVDATHATDFFQIEGIVLGKDINFRTLLGLLELFAREVAQAKEIKFLPAYFPFTEPSVELHVRHPRLGWMELGGAGLFRPEVTTPLGVTVPVIAWGLGLDRMAMVALGIHDIRDLFSCDLDMIRTTRGRF; translated from the coding sequence ATCCGCCCGAGCGGCCGCTACGCGGTGACCGTGGATATCGCCTCTCTCATCGGCAGCCTGCACCCGCTTGAGATCAAATTCCTTCTAGGGCTCCGCGAAGCCCACGCCCGCGGCCCGCTGAAGGAAGAGCAGATGGCCCAGGTGGCGGGGCTCGAACCCTCCCAGCTCAGCATGGCCGTCGAGTGGCTTCTGGCCAAAGCACTGATCCAGGTGGCGTCGGAGACCACGACCCCGATCGTGTCGCTGACCAAAACCGGTACACACTATTTCGAGAACTCCGCACCGATCGAGCGCATTCTCTCTCGCCTGCGAGAGACCAGCGAGACCGGCAAGCGCCTCACCATTCAGGATTTGCAGACGCAGGAGGAACTGGAACCAACCGCCGTCAGCAGCGCCATCGGCACTCTTAAGAAAGAAGGAGCGATCCGTATCGTCCCGGGCGGATTTGTCGAATCCACGGGCAGCGCAAGCCCCTCAACGGAAACGTTGCGCGAACTGTTGAAGCAGCTCTGTGGGACCTCAAAGGATTATCGAAACTTGCCGGAACCGATGCAGCGCGTGGTCAATCAGTACGCCGTCAAGCGGGGCAATACGAATGAGCCATTCCGGATCGATGACCATGTCGAGCGGACCTTCGCGCTGACTGAAAATGGACGTGGGGCCGCCGATGCGCTCGTGCAGCAGGGCGTGGCGGACGAGGTCTCCCAGCTCGCACCGGAGCTTCTCAAGGACGGTAGTTGGCGGACGAAGCGATTTCGGAAATACACGATCAGCTTGCGGGCGCCGCGCATCGCAGCGGGCAAACGGCATCCCTATCGCGAGTTTCTCGACCGCGTCAAAACGAAGCTAGTCAGTATGGGCTTCCAGGAGATGCGCGGCTCGCTGGTGGAAACCGAGTTCTGGAATATGGATGCGCTCTTCATGCCACAGTTCCATCCAGCGCGGGACATCCACGACGTCTACTTCGTCAAGGAGCCGACGCATGCCTCCGACATCGCGGAGCCATTCTTCTCCCGCGTGGCCGCAGCCCATCGCAACGGCGGGCATACCGGCTCCTCCGGCTGGAACTACGACTTCAACGAAGATCGCGCCAAGCGCCTAGTACTGCGAAGTCAGGGCACCGCGGTGTCAGCCCGTACGCTGGCCTCTGGCCCGGCCGTGCCAGGAAAATACTTTTCCATCGCGCGCTGCTTCCGCTATGACCAAGTGGACGCGACGCACGCGACCGACTTTTTCCAAATTGAGGGTATCGTCCTTGGCAAGGACATTAATTTCCGCACACTCCTGGGTCTGCTTGAACTCTTCGCGCGCGAGGTGGCGCAGGCGAAGGAGATCAAATTTTTACCGGCCTACTTTCCGTTCACGGAGCCGTCGGTCGAGCTGCACGTCCGCCATCCGCGCCTGGGCTGGATGGAGTTGGGCGGTGCCGGCCTGTTCCGGCCGGAAGTCACGACGCCGCTTGGCGTGACTGTGCCGGTGATCGCCTGGGGGCTCGGCCTGGACCGCATGGCGATGGTGGCGCTGGGCATCCACGATATCCGCGATCTCTTCTCCTGCGATCTGGACATGATCCGCACGACGCGAGGACGGTTCTAA
- the pheT gene encoding phenylalanine--tRNA ligase subunit beta, with protein MPTISVNLKDLSQLLDQGPVTTAQVETWLPLVKGELKDHDSATNELRIELQDSNRPDLWSCEGIARQIRIKLAGKGSTYPCFKSKKPTKQLLVSPGLDQIRPYVAACTAVGYRVTVEGLAQLIQMQEKLADIFGRKRRTVSIGVYQLPNIVFPVAYTLAKPQDAKFTPLGFDEPMSLAEILSVHPKGVEYGPILAGHARVPLLRDKEGQILSLPPVINSREIGEVRVGDDALFVEVTGTDLPMVILTLNILAVNLADRGAAIEPIAVSYPYATPMGKIVRTPLDFSKRHTIPVKTIEAALGQSFGAMPIARALAAYGYRVTPERGAVAVTLPPYRNDVMHAVDVVEDVAISRGYGEFAPVMPSQFTVGGLSRVEQISDRIRDLMVGLGFQEVISNILASRQELCDRMRLGTTQWSQLVEVDNAMSQSFSCLRQWITPSLLRVESASTRVFYPHRLFEVGEIAVYDPTDVQGTRTVMALGGLIAHAGANFSEIHSCLDLLLFYLDYPYTLEPVAHPSFLEGRAGRIMSGGRAIGVIGELHPEVLEQWQSGMPAVAFELEVDPLAEKP; from the coding sequence ATGCCGACAATTTCCGTCAATTTAAAGGATCTGTCGCAGCTCCTCGATCAGGGGCCGGTTACGACTGCCCAGGTCGAGACCTGGCTGCCGCTCGTCAAGGGCGAGCTCAAGGATCACGATAGCGCCACGAATGAACTGCGGATCGAACTGCAAGACAGCAATCGTCCTGATCTATGGTCCTGCGAGGGCATTGCGCGCCAGATCCGGATCAAGTTGGCCGGCAAAGGCTCTACCTATCCCTGCTTCAAGTCGAAAAAACCGACGAAGCAGCTTCTGGTATCTCCTGGGCTCGACCAGATCCGGCCCTACGTGGCCGCATGCACGGCCGTCGGGTACCGCGTGACCGTCGAAGGACTCGCCCAGTTGATCCAGATGCAGGAAAAGCTGGCCGACATTTTCGGACGCAAGCGACGCACTGTTTCGATCGGCGTATACCAACTGCCGAACATCGTCTTCCCAGTCGCCTATACGCTGGCAAAACCCCAGGATGCCAAGTTCACGCCGCTTGGCTTCGACGAACCGATGTCGCTGGCCGAGATTCTCTCGGTGCATCCCAAGGGCGTCGAATATGGACCGATCCTTGCCGGGCATGCCCGCGTGCCACTCTTGCGGGATAAAGAAGGGCAGATCCTGTCACTGCCGCCAGTGATCAACAGCCGCGAGATCGGCGAAGTGCGGGTTGGCGACGACGCACTCTTTGTTGAGGTGACGGGCACTGATCTGCCCATGGTGATCCTGACGCTCAATATTTTGGCTGTGAATCTAGCCGACCGCGGCGCGGCCATTGAACCAATCGCGGTCTCCTATCCCTATGCCACGCCGATGGGAAAAATAGTGCGGACGCCGCTGGATTTCTCGAAGCGCCATACGATTCCAGTCAAAACGATCGAGGCGGCACTGGGGCAATCGTTCGGCGCCATGCCCATCGCCCGCGCGCTGGCCGCCTACGGATATCGCGTCACGCCTGAACGGGGCGCCGTCGCCGTGACGCTGCCGCCCTATCGCAACGACGTGATGCATGCGGTGGATGTGGTCGAGGACGTGGCGATCAGCCGGGGGTACGGGGAGTTTGCGCCGGTCATGCCGTCGCAATTCACCGTCGGCGGCCTCTCGCGCGTGGAGCAGATTTCGGATCGGATTCGCGATCTCATGGTCGGGCTCGGCTTTCAGGAGGTTATCTCGAACATCCTGGCTTCGCGCCAGGAACTCTGCGACCGCATGCGGCTAGGCACCACGCAGTGGAGCCAGTTGGTTGAAGTGGACAACGCCATGTCGCAGAGCTTCTCCTGCCTGCGGCAGTGGATCACGCCGTCGCTGCTGCGCGTGGAATCAGCCTCAACACGCGTCTTCTACCCGCACCGGCTTTTCGAAGTGGGCGAGATCGCCGTCTACGATCCGACCGACGTACAGGGCACGCGCACGGTCATGGCCCTAGGAGGGCTCATCGCGCACGCCGGCGCAAACTTTTCAGAGATCCATTCCTGCCTGGACCTGCTCCTGTTCTATCTGGACTATCCCTACACACTGGAGCCGGTCGCACATCCATCTTTTCTGGAGGGACGAGCGGGACGGATCATGTCTGGCGGACGGGCTATTGGAGTGATCGGCGAACTGCATCCTGAAGTGCTGGAACAGTGGCAGAGCGGGATGCCCGCCGTGGCCTTTGAGCTGGAAGTAGACCCGCTAGCTGAAAAACCGTGA
- the infC gene encoding translation initiation factor IF-3 — translation MVKLRVNREIRIPQVRVIGAEGEQLGIMPTPDAFRRAQESGYDLVEVAPTSQPPVCRIMDYGKYKYELQKKEHQSRRHQKSTQVKEIKIRPRTDKHDLEIKVRQIKNFLADGNKAKVTLTFRGREMANQEMGRTLMSNVIAELATVGTIEYAPRMEGRSLIMVVAPKS, via the coding sequence ATCGTTAAACTCAGAGTGAATCGGGAGATCCGGATCCCGCAGGTCCGTGTGATCGGGGCTGAGGGGGAGCAGCTGGGCATCATGCCCACACCGGATGCGTTCCGACGGGCCCAGGAATCAGGTTACGATCTGGTGGAGGTGGCGCCGACGTCGCAGCCGCCTGTCTGCCGGATCATGGATTACGGTAAATACAAGTACGAGCTCCAGAAGAAGGAGCATCAGAGCCGGCGGCACCAGAAGTCTACGCAGGTCAAGGAGATCAAGATCCGGCCGCGGACCGACAAGCACGATCTGGAGATCAAGGTCCGCCAGATCAAGAACTTTCTGGCCGACGGCAACAAGGCCAAGGTCACGCTGACCTTTCGCGGGCGCGAGATGGCGAATCAGGAGATGGGCCGGACGTTGATGAGTAATGTGATCGCGGAGCTGGCGACGGTCGGCACCATCGAATATGCGCCACGTATGGAAGGCCGGAGCCTGATCATGGTGGTGGCGCCGAAGAGTTAA